The DNA window ATGTGGCCCAACTGGAACAACTTCCCGATTACGGGTTCAGCGTGGTGGCGTTGCCAATGAAGATTCGCGGCGGAAGCGGCGGTCCGCTGCGAATTGTTGCCCTGGTTCCGGCCGGGAAATAGCGAGCGACGCATTGTGAGGATTCGATTCTGAGCGGCGCCCGGCCAGTAGCATGTCGGTTGGTGTTGTCTTTTTTTCGCGCCTATCATTGCGTATCTGCGATCCTCGGCGAAGCATCACGAACAAGCGCCCGTTGACGTGCAGCCCCATTATCCACGATACGGCCTGCGCACGATATTGATCGGCATCGCGGTGCTGGCCGGCGGCATTGCTTGGTGGGGGCGGCCTCGCACGGTCGATTGGTACGCCCCAGAAGGGACACTGGCAGCGCAGTTTTGCCTCAAACGCGACTGGCGCGCCGAACTGATTGGTTGCGGCGAGCAGGCCTGGTTCCTGCCCGACGGGCAATGCTTTCGCCGGCAAGAGGTCGTTGGTGCCGTGTGGCGCGACGGTGCGTTTGTCGGGCCAGGCCGTTATGGCGATCCCATTTATCCCTCGCATGTGCCGCCCGATCCGCCGACGGCGGAATACATCGGTTGGCTGGTGCGCGACCGGATTCCCATCTCGACCGACCTGCCCAGCGCGGCCGGCGAGCGGTTTTCTTATCCTTAGCAGGACGACTATTTTGCCCGTCACCTGACTGAGGTGCGGGCGGACCTGCGCCCGGGCATGTTTGACGGCTTGCTAACTCTGAACTCGCCAAGACGACTCCTTTGGGTTATCCTTTCCGTTGGCGATGCCCGGCCGTTCGGCTGGGCGGGCGGTAATGAGTCGGTTCATCCACATGCTCGGTCGACATTGGTGTCGGTCGGCCAGATCGATTACGCGCCCTTCCAGGAGATTGGCAGAATGCGATTTGCCTCATTTTTTCTGTCGCTAGCAGTGGCATTTGCGTTGGCTTGTGGTAACGCGGCCACAGCCGCCGAGATTGCCGCCCCCAAGCAGATCAAGGATTTCAAGGCCCGCGACTATCGTGGTCGCGACACTTCGCTGGCAGAATATGCCGACAGCAAAGCCGTGGTAGTGGCTTTCTTGGGGACGGAATGTCCGCTGGCAAAGCTCTATGCCCCACGACTGGAAGAATTGGCGACAAAATACAAGTCGCAAGGGGTGGCGTTCGTAGCTGTTGATTCCAACCGCCAGGATTCGCTGGCGGAAATCGCCAATTTTGCCCGTGTACACGGCGTGTCGTTTCCGATTTTGAAGGATCTGGGCAATGTCATTGCCGATCAATTCGGCGCCCAGCGCACGCCCGAGGTGTATCTGCTGGATAACGACCGCGTGGTGCGCTATGCCGGCCGCATTGACGATCAATATGGCCTGGGCAACACGAGCGGCTATGCACAGGCGAAAGTCCGCCATCGATTCCTTGCGGACGCACTCGACGAACTACTGGCCGGCATGCCCATCAGCGAGGCGCACACAATGGCGCCAGGCTGTTTGATCGGTCGTGCCCGCGATCCTCAGCCCAATGCTCCCATCACCTACAGCAACCAAGTGGCCCGCATTCTGCAAAAGAATTGCGTCGAGTGTCACCGCGCAGGGCAGATCGCACCTTTTGCGCTGACAAACTACGACGAGGTAGCCGGCTGGTCCGAGATGATCCAGGAAGTGGTGCGCGAGCAACGGATGCCTCCCTGGCATGCCGATCCGAAATACGGCAAGTTCCACAACGACCGCAGCCTATGCGACGCCGACAAGGAATCACTTTACGCGTGGGTCAAGGCCGGCGCGCCCGAGGGCAACGCGGCGGATCTACCCGAGCCGGTTCAATTCTCCGAGAACTGGCAACTGGGCGAGCCGGATCAAGTGGTTTACATGAACGACAAGCCGTACGACGTACCGGCTGAGGGGGCCGTGGAATATGAGTATTTCATGGTCGATCCCGGCTGGACCACGGATCGCTGGATCAAATCGTCGGAATGCCGATTGGGCAACCGCTCGATCGTGCATCACATCTTCGTGTTCGCCGTCGCGCCCGAGAATCCGTTGGCGAAACTGAATGGACCGCTCGGCACAGGCGTACAGCCGGGGCTGGGCGATAACAGCATGCGGCTGATCGCGGGCGCCGCGCCCGGTACTCCGCCCGGCACGGGGCCAGAGGGTGCGGCGACGCGCATTCCTGCGGGCACCAAATTGTTGTTCCAGATGCACTACACACCGAACGGCAGTCCACAGCAAGATCGGACCTGCGTCGGTTTCCACTTTGCCAAGCCGGAAACGGTGAACCGCAGCGTGGAAGTGCAGATGGCCATCAATCCGACGTTTACCATTCCCGCACAGTCGGACGCATACCCGGTCAAGTCAGCGCACAAGTTCGGCAAGGACGCATTGCTATTGAACCTGACGCCCCACATGCATCTACGTGGCAAGTCGTTCCGCTACGACCTCAAGTACCCGGACGGCAAGGTCGAGACGATCCTGGACGTACCGCGTTACGACTTCAACTGGCAGGTCACGTATCAGTTCGAGACGCCGAAGTTCGTGCCCGCGGGGACCGAGATGCAGTGCCTGGCGCACTTCGACAACTCGTCGGCAAACCTCGCCAATCCCAATCCCGATGCCTCCGTCTCGTGGGGTGATCAGACATGGGAAGAGATGATGATCGGTTGGTTTACGGGGACGGACGACGTCTATCCAGACGACGTTACGTCTGGGCAATCTCGCGGCGCCCGGTTTCTT is part of the Pirellulales bacterium genome and encodes:
- a CDS encoding redoxin domain-containing protein, which encodes MRFASFFLSLAVAFALACGNAATAAEIAAPKQIKDFKARDYRGRDTSLAEYADSKAVVVAFLGTECPLAKLYAPRLEELATKYKSQGVAFVAVDSNRQDSLAEIANFARVHGVSFPILKDLGNVIADQFGAQRTPEVYLLDNDRVVRYAGRIDDQYGLGNTSGYAQAKVRHRFLADALDELLAGMPISEAHTMAPGCLIGRARDPQPNAPITYSNQVARILQKNCVECHRAGQIAPFALTNYDEVAGWSEMIQEVVREQRMPPWHADPKYGKFHNDRSLCDADKESLYAWVKAGAPEGNAADLPEPVQFSENWQLGEPDQVVYMNDKPYDVPAEGAVEYEYFMVDPGWTTDRWIKSSECRLGNRSIVHHIFVFAVAPENPLAKLNGPLGTGVQPGLGDNSMRLIAGAAPGTPPGTGPEGAATRIPAGTKLLFQMHYTPNGSPQQDRTCVGFHFAKPETVNRSVEVQMAINPTFTIPAQSDAYPVKSAHKFGKDALLLNLTPHMHLRGKSFRYDLKYPDGKVETILDVPRYDFNWQVTYQFETPKFVPAGTEMQCLAHFDNSSANLANPNPDASVSWGDQTWEEMMIGWFTGTDDVYPDDVTSGQSRGARFLAALDRDPPKLNKTLSRAAEGAMKSQPTIDKFLDRLARELPQVDRICVSTVDDGKLQFARVAQPPVFDSWLGRDDRSYDANESTLAGYIKSAQPVVNPDLSTIGGQDMAALRRSLGSSVHFPITFAGKPATISYWSKEKNAFSQPAIDFLREVTARVSAGSSP